A region from the Biomphalaria glabrata chromosome 14, xgBioGlab47.1, whole genome shotgun sequence genome encodes:
- the LOC129922697 gene encoding uncharacterized protein LOC129922697: MRIEAGVSVPTEGNSNNSANIESHSSAAWMKKKNQPFAEDKDDIGDYLKRFEIKLAKFNVLEKEWSEILLDFVHGKGLTICQNHDHSMQNSYQVLKKELLNAYGHNAATFRKKYYENTPSSQVDPQTTINSEKDFFTKWLGFENVENTYEGLRNFILIDNFLNKCDLQLQSFVKERNPKVLDEVTEIIRTYKKAYPSNPLSNKDKKNIDLVGYTQENKDRGRSRGREPQPVRGNSNSGRAKGVTCYTCGRKGHIAVNCMRSQSRSSGRNNYSNRSGYNNYSNNRNKENRSKSREQQPRGVDRVYFVKGNSDSFTFYPGFINKRPVRAVRDSGCNTIVIRSNFIEPQDYRGYQRKVEFADGSIKEFEAFRVFIETPFYTGYCEGVAMPEMRQDMLIGNIPGVKECTTEELAAWQNKYKQMNQSTDTTPYESNMVMTRAEGIRKAEAQENSIESGSTETMEQPRGNGLENNQLAETEENDSRKEEQEDLEETKEIPRFAQEQKLDNIVGRIYARVEDKKNNNPMEKFKVENDILFRQTILNGRKVKQLVLPQKYWQDALVIVHDNNMTAHSGTKKCFKNLSRHFFWPNMKTTIAKYIGSCDICQKKEAKGRMGKAPLQAMDEPMEPFQKIAIDIIGPLTKTESKSRYILTIIDMFTRYPEAVALSNIDTENIINGLTQKWITRYGMPKILLTDNASQFRSEQFKKWMEQSGMRHMTSSVYHAEGNGTCERFNGDLKRALAKIVQNNQSHWDRYINFVLFAHRNNVHEATQFSPYELVYGRKPRDEVQIFKESFITNVIATEEDEAVLDLKQIWKEAYDNCSRYKHNTRERVNEKRQIRNLEIGDKVLILVNDLKNKIGKQWKGPYIITDKTSAVNYKVDINGKVRTHHINNLKRYMERDREETHGEHMEAENNGEQTEECLLVLIEEENKDNDIKDIPLLEVNKNQTWEKLNLENLSQEKARDIQKHGLQIQRNVFELAWEDERY, from the coding sequence ATGAGGATAGAGGCTGGTGTAAGTGTGCCCACCGAAGGGAACAGCAACAATAGTGCCAACATAGAAAGCCATAGTAGCGCCGCatggatgaaaaagaaaaaccaaCCTTTTGCAGAAGACAAGGACGACATCGGCGACTATCTAAAGcgttttgaaattaaactagCAAAGTTTAACGTCCTAGAGAAGGAGTGGTCCGAAATCTTGTTGGACTTCGTACATGGGAAAGGCCTCACGATTTGCCAAAACCACGACCACTCGATGCAAAACAGCTATCAGGTGCTAAAGAAGGAACTACTAAACGCATACGGGCACAACGCGGCAACATTCCGAAAGAAGTATTACGAAAACACTCCATCCAGCCAAGTTGATCCACAAACAACTATCAACTCAGAGAAAGACTTCTTCACTAAATGGCTCGGATTCGAGAATGTAGAGAACACCTACGAGGGGTTGAGGAACTTTATCTTGATTGATAATTTTCTCAATAAATGCGATCTCCAGCTGCAGTCTTTTGTAAAAGAAAGGAACCCAAAGGTGTTGGACGAAGTGACAGAAATTATTAGAACATATAAAAAGGCGTATCCCAGCAACCCACTTTCAAATAAAGACAAGAAAAATATTGACTTGGTGGGATATACACAGGAAAACAAGGATAGGGGTAGAAGCAGAGGGCGAGAGCCACAACCCGTCAGAGGGAATAGTAATAGCGGAAGGGCTAAAGGAGTGACATGTTATACATGTGGAAGGAAAGGGCACATTGCAGTGAACTGCATGAGGTCACAGAGCAGGTCCAGTGGTAGGAACAATTACAGCAATCGGAGTGGTTACAATAACTACAGTAATAACAGAAATAAGGAAAATAGAAGTAAAAGCAGAGAGCAGCAACCCAGAGGTGTGGACAGGGTGTACTTTGTGAAGGGGAACAGTGATAGTTTCACATTTTACCCAGGGTTCATAAATAAGCGGCCGGTACGGGCGGTCCGCGATAGTGGCTGTAACACGATCGTTATCAGGAGTAACTTCATTGAACCACAAGATTATAGAGGGTACCAGAGGAAGGTGGAGTTTGCGGACGGAAGCATCAAGGAATTTGAAGCATTTAGGGTCTTCATTGAGACGCCATTCTACACTGGATATTGCGAGGGAGTCGCAATGCCCGAGATGAGACAAGACATGTTAATTGGCAATATACCAGGAGTGAAGGAGTGCACTACAGAGGAGCTAGCAGCATGGCAAAACAAGTATAAACAGATGAACCAGAGCACGGACACCACGCCATACGAGAGCAATATGGTCATGACAAGAGCAGAGGGGATAAGAAAAGCAGAGGCGCAAGAAAATAGCATAGAGAGTGGATCGACGGAGACGATGGAGCAACCAAGGGGAAACGGACTCGAAAACAACCAACTAGCAGAAACGGAAGAAAATGATTCAAGGAAAGAAGAGCAGGAGGACTTGGAAGAAACAAAGGAAATACCCAGGTTTGCACAGGAGCAAAAGTTGGATAACATAGTTGGAAGGATATATGCCAGGGTGGAAGACAAGAagaataataatccaatggaaaaGTTCAAAGTTGAAAATGACATACTGTTTAGACAGACAATACTGAATGGGAGGAAAGTGAAACAGTTGGTACTTCCCCAGAAGTATTGGCAAGACGCGCTTGTGATTGTACACGACAATAACATGACAGCACATAGCGGGACAAAGAAGTGCTTCAAAAACTTGTCCAGGCATTTCTTTTGGCCAAACATGAAAACCACTATCGCCAAGTACATAGGCTCATgcgacatatgtcaaaagaaaGAAGCTAAGGGACGGATGGGTAAGGCACCGTTGCAGGCCATGGATGAACCAATGGAACCTTTCCAGAAAATAGCCATCGACATTATAGGTCCATTGACTAAAACGGAAAGTAAAAGCAGATACATACTAACAATAATTGACATGTTTACTAGGTACCCGGAAGCGGTGGCATTGTCTAATATAGACACGGAGAACATTATCAATGGCCTAACACAAAAGTGGATAACCAGGTATGGGATGCCGAAGATATTGCTGACGGACAACGCATCTCAGTTCCGGTCGGAACAATTTAAGAAGTGGATGGAGCAGTCAGGCATGCGGCATATGACGTCATCGGTTTACCACGCAGAAGGAAACGGGACCTGCGAGCGGTTTAACGGGGATCTTAAAAGGGCTCTGGCCAAAATTGTTCAGAACAATCAGAGTCATTGGGATCGGTACATCAATTTCGTACTATTTGCACACAGGAATAATGTACACGAAGCCACACAATTCTCACCCTATGAACTAGTATATGGACGAAAACCTCGGGATGAAGTTCAAATTTTTAAGGAGAGTTTTATAACCAACGTCATTGCAACAGAAGAGGATGAAGCAGTACTAGATCTGAAGCAAATTTGGAAGGAAGCCTACGACAACTGCTCCAGATATAAACACAATACACGGGAGAGGGTGAACGAAAAAAGACAAATAAGAAATCTAGAGATAGGAGATAAAGTTCTGATTCTGGTGAATGATTTGAAGAACAAGATAGGCAAGCAATGGAAAGGGCCGTACATAATTACTGACAAAACAAGCGCAGTGAATTACAAAGTAGATATTAATGGTAAAGTAAGAACACACCATATCAACAATTTGAAAAGATATAtggaaagagatagagaggaaacacATGGAGAACATATGGAAGCAGAAAACAATGGGGAACAGACAGAAGAATGTTTACTAGTGCTAATAGAAGAGGAGAACAAAGACAATGATATTAAAGATATACCGCTGCTGGAAGTGAATAAGAatcaaacatgggaaaaactTAACTTGGAGAACTTGTCACAGGAGAAAGCAAGAGATATACAAAAACATGGTCTACAAattcaaagaaatgttttcgAGCTTGCCTGGGAAGACGAACGTTATTAG